The genomic segment AGTCTGGCTCCGTGCGGCTGGTTGGCCATCCACAACGGACacatctaatttatatatatgcagcaaacatttttctcgAGAGAGCTTCGCCTCTCGAGAAGTCCTCCACCTCCACAGAACCCTGCGCGCTGCCGTCACTGTATATTTCTATGTCGCTGTCCATCTTTACTATTGTTGTTCAGGTGGCGCGTCGATCTAGgcacggaatttttttttaaccggaaatctattatttgcaaatatattaatttatagtgtgtatataaagtatatagttgtttataatgacattataattaatatgtacatttaatatgttttattcaatagaatttgatgacagggcgttcagttacttttgaaatgacagaaatagtgtcagtgtattgccagctttttaaaaaaaaactttttttgcttacGTTTTACGACACATTTGTGATGATATGCAATAACAGTTATCCCTGCCGTGCAATACCACATCCACACTCCCCTCCCCTTCTCACAGCCATCCACgcccatttcagttgcatttttcaaaaacagtgtGAGCTAGACTTGCGCTGAAataggggggtttcatgaccctttaaataatatataaattgctTTGTTTCAATCAGTCTCTACAATAACTATAAAAATCCTTATTCAGTAATCTGAATGACTGGAAATTACTGGGATACTCCAGAAAAGTTGTTGATCAAAAGGTCTGGGGATCCTGTACATTACACTCAATTATACATCAGAGATTACCAttgtaatcaaaataaataaataaaatttaccaaaaataaataaataaataaggtaagTTCATTTAGGCTTCAGTACTTTAAAATGtccaaataaaagaaataatattaattaaatttttattgttgttgttgttgttgttattaaattaatgtttttaaatattacctTTTAAGTGAGTGTTAAATGATGACCAATATCGtcttaaagaaattaaatatccATTGTCGACtgatatcaataaataaaaaaatcaccaaTAATAACTAATATGGTAGCAGCATTTTAAGCGTCTCTAGTATCTGACCTGTTTTCTCAATTTAACTTCACATATTAAAGCTTCGGTGTCCCTGATGTCAGAAATCTGATTTCATATTCAGAATCAGACATTTTTGCAGCTTCATATACTTTTTTTGGACTGAGGAAGGGTTCTGAGAATCACAGCGTGTTGTCATAGCACAGTTTTACCAAGAAATGAAGGaagctctctttctgtctctgtgtttCAGGCTGAAGTTCTTCTGTAATGCTGCTATATTCAGCCTGAACCATGAACTCAGTGTCTCCCAGTGGCGTTCAGTACATAGTGGGCAGCGGTGTTCATGAGGACAAGCCCTCGGCGCAGTCCAGACACCATAACGGCCACGGCTCATCACCTGACGGCCTCAGAGAAGGCTCCGGAGAGCCCGATGAAGTGGATCGCCTGAAAGCCAAGTTCATATCTGCATGGAACAACGTCAAATATGGTTCGTTTTCATGCATTTGTTATGGTTTGCGAACTGGTTTATATGTCTGACACAAATAATGACACAGACAGTAAGTTCCTTTTTTCCCGGGCTATTTTTGAAGTCAGATGTAAAAGCACATGTTcaaaaacaaccacaacaaatATCACTGACTGTATCTTAGTTAAGTTCCTGTCTTCATTTTCCCAGGCTGGACCGTTAAATCTAAAACTAGCTTCAACAAGACCTCCCCTCTGATCCTCCTGGGTCAGTCCTATCTGTTCAATAGTGAAGGTGAGTCATTTGATCTGCCTGAGAGCCACCATTGGTTGAGTCAACTTaacgggatagttcacccaaagtgaaaattctgtcattaatgactcaccctcgtgccgttctaaacctgtaagaccttcgttgaTCTCtggaacacagattaagatatttttgatgaattccaaGAGCAAAATGTTGAATGTTGTATTCTTTCGTGCCTTATTCTCAGATGAGGTGGATGGTTTCCGGCAGGCGTTCGTGTCATGTGTGTGGCTCACCTACAGGAGGGAGTTTCCTCAGCTGGAGGGATCCAGCCTGACCACAGACTGCGGCTGGGGCTGCATGCTGCGCAGCGGACAGATGCTGCTGGCGCAGGGGTTACTGCAGCACCTCATGCCTCCAGGTCGGATCTACTGTCCCATTTCTTCATTTGTACCTAAATCCTTACTGAAAAACcaattacttttaataaatataaatagtcaCAATAAACACTCGTGGTTAAAAGGGTTTCTgtgggtcttaaaaagtcttcatTCACTCTTCCACAAATTAGGGCCTTAATGTATTAAATGGtgtgcattaaatattgcatgcactgcaaaaatgATTTTCTTCTTCAGTATATTTGTATCGTTTTCCAGTACAATTAtccaaacatccttaaatcaagataggAAGTCTTgtttactgaagaaacaaagacaATTGACAATtaactaataattattttttaagaacTTAATGGAGATTGGGAGGAAGTAGCATTTTGAAACTTTTAAGTGTTGCTAATACAACTCATTATctttaattttattgtgtttacatTTAGTGAATATAATGACATGTTTCCTTCACTTTATTCTTTAAATTGTCTTTACTTGGTCTTAAAAAGGCTTTTGAAAAGTCTTTAATCCACCTTTATAAATCTTGCAGAAACCCTTAGTTAAGTAATATAATCCATAagctatttaatatatatatatatatatatatatatatatatatatatactattgttCAAACGTTTGGAGTCTGTAAGGTTTGTAAGATTATGCTCTCCTATGCtacatttaaaacagtaatattattaaatataataatattataactgtttttaatgtgttataaaatgtaatttattcttgtggtgcaaagctgaattttcagcatcattcctccagttttcagagtcacatgatccttcagaaatcactctaatatactgatttgatgctcaagaaacatttccgatGATTGAAAACAGTTACTGTTTTGATTCTTTGAGGATTCACTCGTTCAatattaaaatcttttgtaaaattagaaatgcctttactgtctctttaaatcaatttaatgtatgCTTGCTGAATATAAGTATTTATTTCACTGACCTCTGTAGACTCATGTTGTCTTCTGCTCTCTGTATCTCAGACTGGAGGTGGGCAGATTGTCATCCGCTGACAGATGTGGATTTCGAGGTGCTAAAGCCTCGCTCGCCCTCCCGTCCGGCTGCCATGTCTCTTCCGTCCTTCAGCTCTTCCTGGACCAGCCCTATTTCCCAGAGAGACCCGAGCTCTGGCAGCAGTGAGGGTCACAGGCGGACCCCGGCTCAGTATCCTGCAGCCAGCCATGAGCCTCAGCTGGAGGCTTTGCACCGAAAGGTGGTGTCTTGGTTTGGTGACCATCCCTCAGCTCCTTTTGGCGTCCACCAGCTGGTAGAGCTAGGAAAGGAGTCGGGGAAGAGAGCGGGGGACTGGTACGGCCCGTCCGTAGTGGCTCATATGCTGAGGTTAGAGAAGAGAAAATGAATCTTATCATATTTAGATTTAAAAGCTTCTTTTTAATAACTGATCTTTTGTCCTTTTGTGATTTCATGTCTTTTTGTCCTTCAGAAAAGCAGTGGCTAGAACCGCTGAGTTTCACAACCTGGCTGTATACGTGGCACAGGACTGCACGGGTGAGGCTTCATGTTCAGTCTTGTGGGTTGTACATCATGCGATCGTTTAGTGAAACTGAAACGCTTTCCTTTACATCTTGAGCTCATGCTTCTGCTTCTGTGTGTGCTGCAGTGTATAAAGGAGATGTCGTGAGGTTGTGTGAGTCGCCGCTGACACAGGATCTGTCCGAGAGCTGGAAGTCAGTCATCATTTTAGTGCCAGTACGACTGGGAGGAGAATCACTAAACCCCTCCTACATCGAGTGTGTCAAGGTACAAATACACCCACACCTGCATGGAggaaaaaactgaactgaaatataTAAATCACCAAATCCgatattacagtatatttgtattaatattgaaatataacattGTTATATATGTCTGCATCAAATTAAacttacaaaagtgattttatatacataaaaatcatATAATGTGCAATTAAAGTGTCTACTTTaatggttcaaaaacatttgtgaaGATAAAATGTCAGaatatgaatgaaaatgtttcatcATCATTCAGCATGacacatttatatattgtattataaaaattttattttcacaGCACTAAAGTAAATCATATGGCCCTATTTTACTGTatgattctttaaaataaatataaaagtaatgtattagggtttacattttaattggcatgatcaaaacataaaaaaaatgtgaatcaaaattatttttgtgaCAATCATCGCAAAATTCATgagacacacacatttatatatatatatttatttatttattatatatatttatttattaattaaatatataatttttttttttttttactaacctcTCTTTTTTCCTAGAACATTCTCAAGTTAAAATGCTGTATAGGAATTATTGGAGGAAAGCCCAAGCATTCCCTGTTTTTTATTGGCTTTCAAGGTACGTGTCTATAAAgagtagtgctgtcaaaccattaatcgcatctaaaatacaagtttctgtttacataatgtttttgtatactgtgtatatttattatg from the Carassius carassius chromosome 7, fCarCar2.1, whole genome shotgun sequence genome contains:
- the LOC132143989 gene encoding cysteine protease atg4da-like; translation: MNSVSPSGVQYIVGSGVHEDKPSAQSRHHNGHGSSPDGLREGSGEPDEVDRLKAKFISAWNNVKYGWTVKSKTSFNKTSPLILLGQSYLFNSEDEVDGFRQAFVSCVWLTYRREFPQLEGSSLTTDCGWGCMLRSGQMLLAQGLLQHLMPPDWRWADCHPLTDVDFEVLKPRSPSRPAAMSLPSFSSSWTSPISQRDPSSGSSEGHRRTPAQYPAASHEPQLEALHRKVVSWFGDHPSAPFGVHQLVELGKESGKRAGDWYGPSVVAHMLRKAVARTAEFHNLAVYVAQDCTVYKGDVVRLCESPLTQDLSESWKSVIILVPVRLGGESLNPSYIECVKNILKLKCCIGIIGGKPKHSLFFIGFQDEQLLYLDPHYCQPVVDVTQGNFSLESFHCNSPRKMNFSRMDPSCTIGFYAQTKRDFESLCSAVSEALSSPKEKYPIFTFVEGRGQNYGLDGQSGGSMDGPANIFSCNRMSRNNKRGSTDEFVLL